The nucleotide window CAACCTGATAAAATCTCACGTAAACCAAACTGTGCGTTATATCTAATTGCATAACCCTCtcggaaaaaaaaagaaagccCCGAGACACAAAGGACAACCACTCCAACTACTCCaactctctctctctctctccccctTGCATTACACCGTTACGGCATGCCTACGCTAAAAGAAGCCTTTTCTGGatttgttttgtttttttaAGCAGACTTGTTGTAGTAGTggacctcctccttctccctaCCACGCATGTGAGTGGGCTCGGAACCCTTGTACTGATAGTCAAATGTCAGTCAATGTTACTGTGTGAgacagaaaaaaaaaagaacgtACGTAGATATCACTCCAGAACTCAACCTGGTCAGGGAAAGGACTCTGCTTAGCCTCCTCAACGGCGGcatcaacctcctccttggcaGCCTTATCAATCGCCTTCAAGCTAGCCTCGTCAGTCGCTCCCCATTCGAGAATGTACTTTTTCAAGCCGGCAATGGCGTCCTGGGAAGATCGCATTTGCTgaacttcttctcgagtTCGGTAAGTCGTACCGGGGTCGGACATGGAGTGGCCACCGTATCGGTAAGTGACAAACTCGATGAGGAGGGGACCCTTGCCGGAAGTGGCCCATTCCTTGGCCCATTTAGTGGCTTCTCGGACGGCGAGGATGTCCATACCGTTAACCTAGTCCCGTGTTAGCTTTTCATTTTCcggaggaagggggggaggggggtgGACTTGACCTACCTGGAGACCGGGGATCTGGTCACCACGGGTAAAGAACTGAGTGTTCATAGAAGATCGCTCGGCAGAAGTACCCATACCGTACTTGTTGTTCTCACAGACAAAGACGCAGGGGAGGTTCCAGAGCTTGGCCATGTTGAAAGCCTCAAAGACTTGGCCTTGGTTGGCAGCACCGTCACCGTAGAGGGCAAAAGTAGcggccttttccttgttgtACTTTTGGGCAAGGGCGACACCGGCGCCGACGGGAACCTGTTATTTTTAGCTAGGCGCAtggatgaaaaagaagggacTGGCGCAtggatgaaaaagaaaggaacaTACCTGGGCACCGACGATACCGTTACCGccgaagaaagaaggagtaAAGATGTGCATAGAACCACCCTTACCGAAAGACATACCGTCCTTTCGGCCCATCAACTCGGCAATGACACCCTTGATGGTACCGCCTCGGAGAACGGCAAAAGTGTGGCATCGGTAAGAGGTGATGACTCGGTCCTGGTTGGTGATGGCGGTCTCCATACCGACGGAAACGGCTTCCTGGCCGATGGCAAGGTGGCAGAAACCCCGGATAAGCTTTTGCTTGTAAAGGGCGTCGGCGGCTTGCTCCATTCGTCGCATCTGAACCTGCATAGAGGGTTAGTCGTTGTTCGCAGAGCAAAACGCGACACATATCACTTTCCAACCCAAAAAAGGAAATCACGTACCATGGTGCGGTACATGTTGATCAACTCATCCTTGGTAACAGTGGTCTCGGGAGGAGGGGCGTCGCATCGGTAAGAGTGGAAAGAGTCGGCGTGGAGCTGGACCTTGAACTGTTTTTCCCCCAAAAACAAATTGTCAGCAACCTTGACAAAATCTTCTGCACTGCACGGGCGTCGCCGGCGCACAGGGCACGGGGTGCAAACTAAAGACATACAGGCTCGGACCCCGAGGCGGGGAGGTCGTGCATGGGGGAGGACTTGTCGGCGTCGATCTGGACGTAGCGCACCTGGGGGAGGGTGGAACGGAGGGGCTTCTGCGGGGGGTCAGCGGGCAGCCGGCGTGTGGCGCGGGGACTCACGACGCCGAGGGAGCGGGTGGCGGCGCGGAGGCCACGGGCACGGAGGGCGAAGGACATGGCTGCAGGCGGGGGGGGAGGGCGGTGGGGGGTGAGAGAAGTGTGGCAGGAATAACAATCTGCGCGCTGCTTCGTGCGCCGCGGACGGCTCGACGGAGCaggggcgggggcggaTTGCCGTCTGGAGGGGACGGCCACGTGGCATTGTTTGTTTCCTGCATTTCTTCGACTTTATCCCGGAATGTCGGGCAATGAGTGATGCGGCCGATTATTGACGCGTCGCGTCTTGGAGGTTTGAGATTCGCCGCTACGACTGTGGGGCAGCGTCAAGTGAACACTTACTCTGGATCCGCATAACATCCCCGCTGGGTGAgccatcctcctctcccctccATCTGCTGCCGCCGTCTTCTCCTGATGATACTGCTGGGGCACCGATTCCCATGACGCCATACCAGCCACATGCTAATCGCGGCTATCCAAGTCGTACAAATATCTGAATCCACCATGCTTATCCATAAACTCGCCATGTTATGCTCGAAACGCACCGCTGACCCTTCTTCTGTAGGTCCCCGCTTCTAGCATGTCGGACCCGtacgacgatgacgacgacTTTTTTGATAATCCGGAaaccctcaacctcctcgtccaAGTCGAAGAACAAGCCCTCCAAGCGTCTCAAGCGCAACCCAAGGCTTCACAGCTGCCTGTGAGGAATATCGTATCAACCGACAGCTATAGTAGCAACAGACCGAAGCAGCTGGGGACGAGAAGGACGTTGCCCCAACCTGTGAATGCCACTCGGTCGCAATGGAAGCCTCCCTTCCCGGCAGGCGCTGCCGCAGCCGCAGGTCCAAGTAGGAGCGGGCACGCAGAAGACGAGCCCCCGCCCATTGATATCGTCATGGACGGTACCGGGCGGTACGACCTGGCCAACCCGGCAGGCTCAGCCGAAGAAGCCGTCGTCACAGATAACCGCAAGTCAAAATCTCTTGCTCTAGGCGCTCGGTTAGGGCTGGGCCATGGACGATCTGGGTCGACTTTGAGTGTGGGTAGTACAGCGTCGGAGGAACGTAGACGGGCAATCACCCAAGCCCTCAGTGCAGGCGAAGGCGCCAAGGTCCTTTCACGATCGAATTCTACATCCAGCATCACCGCTCGTCCCTCTCATGCTccagcaccagcaccagcgCAAACCCATGCCCCACCACCACACCGCGGATCACAATCATTCAACCCCACTCGCCAACTATCCCGTTCTGCCTCTGTCGGCTCGCACGCCAGCTCGCAGGTATTCGGCGCGTCTAATCGGCCATCGTCCTTGCAAGGAAACACGAGATTACCTCCCATCCCGTCAAGCGGCGGAGGGCCAGGATCGCAAGGTCAAGGTGGTCAAAGTCAGGGATACGTGAGCAAGCAGCAGGCAgaagagttgaagaaggagagagaaagacgGATAGCGTTGGAGACTGAGCTCGCGCGGCTTCGAGCGGGTGCCGtctccgcctccgcctccaGCGCCACCGCGCAAAAAATGACGGCCGGAGCTGGCGGGGACgattgggagaagaagattaaaGAGTTGCAGGCCCAGATGTGGGCTGCGAAGGGAGAGGCAGAGACTATCCGTCGGGCTCAGAAAGAGGTGCGCACACCAACTTCACTGTTCACAAGCCCCCAGCGGCTGATACCACAAATAACGATAGGAAAAAGACCGATTCAAAGCAGAGCTCGAAAGGCTTCAACAAGCTGTAGCCGAAAAAGAGGCACAggtcaaggaaaaggagattCAATCCAAGCGGATGATTGAGAGTGTACGACATCAAGCAATCTTTACTGTACGTTTTCgtcccctttttttttaatcGCTTTTCTCAGCACCGGTTTAATGAGCGTGGCTCTGGTTTGAAATAGAATCACGCGATCCAAGCTTCAGCAGTCAAACCTCGTCCACAAGCTTCTCAACGCGCATCAACTAGTTCACAATTTCCCCGACACCTTCCAACCCCTGCCCGTGGTAACTCTACCAATctaggaggaggaggaccTCATGTTAACGCCACACCATTACGGGGTGCCGGTTTCGGGATGGGTCATACCAGCTTGGGAGCTGATCTAGACGTCACTCCACTCGCAAAAGGGGCACGCGAGAACCATAATCGCCGACCGTTGCCACTAGGTCCAACGCCTGGTCCGTCGTCGGGTACACTAGGACATTCAGCGTTTTATAATGCGTTTGCAACGACACCAAAGCTTGTTGCCTCGGGAGCGGGATCAAGGAAAAAGCTGAAAACGTCGCATGAGACGGACGAACGTGAACGTGAACGAGAACGAGAACGAGAACGAGAACGGTCAAGTCCACAACCGCAACCTTCACCTTCACGCTCTCAACCATCCCAACCGCTTCCCACAAGGTCACAGCTCTTACGAGATGGTCATCATTCTCCAACCAAATCTCCTCGAAGATCAGGGTCACCGAGCAAGGCTGGAAGAGCGGGACTCGTATCGCCGTCAAGGCATCATCTTCGAGTGGGTGGTAAGGGGAACGAGAGGGTACgggaaaaaagaatgagTTCGCCGTTTAGGTCTTCACCGTCAAGAGCGTCGAGAAGGGGTAGTTCGCCGACGGCATCGACGATGGATatagatgatgatgatgatgatcaaGAGCAGGAAGCGGATTGGAaaggggatggagagagggaagagactGATCAGCGTGGTGAAGTATGTGCCTACCTCTTTTTCATTTATATTGGCTGACTTTTGGCCTTGGCTTGTGATATATATAGCTTCTTTACCAGTTATTCAACCATACCCCACTTTCATCATACCAAccgctccttctctcatACACCACGGAACCATCCTTATATCGTATCCTCACCTACCATCCGCCCGTGCAACCAAGTCCGAATCATTTGTACATGACCGACGAATCTGATGTTCTTGATCTGCAACACGATCAACATCAGAGACCAGGGCCGACATGGGGAACGAAATATACGACACAATGCTATGAGCTTCTCAAGACGTGTGGCACcggggagatggatgacTTTGCGGTGCTAGCGCAAGGTGTGGTGAGGTGTTTGGGTGGGATGCTAGAGGTCTTGGTATCTGCCATACTTTCTGAGGGGGGGAAACAAgacaaggatgaggataAGAAGGATATTTCATATTATGAAGCAAgtccctcttccctttgcGACACGTTATCATTTCCCTGCCATACCGCTAACCTCAACCGCACTAGATCACAGCCCTCTCAAACCTATACGATCTCCTCTCATCCCTTGCGCATTTATTCCCATCGATCATAACTTATATATCAGAAATCAGCGTCATCATTCCAATCACTCAGCGGCTAGTTGTAGAGATTTTTAGTAAAGAAGGCaagctggaagagatggatgcgAGGTTGAAAGcggagaggaaaagggagcGAAGGGGAGGtagggaagagaaaatggagacggaggaagggggcaaagagggaaagacgAATGAAGAcgacaaggaggaggaagaagagcatgagagtgaagaggcaaagatggaagggagggtGTTTGGAGCTTGGGCTGTAGAGTTGGGCGACGGGATAGCGGGACTCTGCGAGGCGATGTGTTGGTATGGTGATGGCTCAGGAATTTGGTGAGTAGTTAtttatcttttttttttcatgaTGGTTTCGCAATCGTAAGCTGAATTGATGGTTCTTTACAGGCAAGGTAATGAGCTTGTAGATATCATCCTCGGCTTAACATCCCGATTGCTTGATAACCATATAGTCAGACGAGGTTTAGAAGTGTTTTTTGCTGCTGCCATCCGTATGTTGTCTCCGTTCCCACTACATTGTCGTTACCCGCTATTCTCTCGGAAGCTGACAAGGAGAGCGTCCGTGTTTGCAGATGGAAATCACTTTGCATTCTTGACTAGCCCCACTGAGAGCACACCCGGCCTGGCTGGACAACCGCCTCTGATAGAGAGACTGAGTCGGTATTTGATTTCACCGCATCCCAATGCCTCATCTGAAGAAGTAAGTGGCCTGCTATATTCGGGATACTCCCAGTTACTGATATTTTGTCCTCTTACTTGTACAATCCAGATACTGAAAATGAACTTGATGATAGTCAAGGGTATGTGCATGATGGCAGTGTCAAATACAGATGCCGTGGTTTTGATGGGTTCAAGAACCATCTTGGTACCTGCTCTCGTGCTGGTTCTGCAGGCGGAGAGCTCAAAGATATGGGGTATACATGCGTATAGTACGCCGGTTGAAGAGTGAGTCGTTTTTAAGCCCATCTTGATGAGTTTGTATGTTGTTAATTGGTTATTTCAGCGCTTTGGCACTCCTGCACCCGAGTCTTTCATTATTACACCAACTcgtctttcccttcccaccTTTCGATTCCTCATCGCCATCGGCTACTCTTCCTTCGGGATCCGCAGTAAATTCCATGCCTACACCTCAACGTAACCGCCTTCGTTCTTCCCAAATTGACTCGGACGTGCCCATCGGTATCGATCTTGTCCAGGTCTTGCAGCAGACCAGTCAGATAAAGGAGTTCAACGGGTTGCAGCACATGTTTGTCAGTGCAATGGGGTGCATGGCGTATGGTATATTCGGGGAAGGAATTGGATCTGAAAAAGGGGTAGAAGAGGCCGATCTCAGAGCCATCCAAGGTAAATAGGACTGACATTACCATCTGCGTGCTTAgcggaaggaagaagctgataATTCCAACTCAGTGCTAAGCGGCGATTTATTGGAAAATGTTGTTGAAGGACCTGAAGGGGATGTCATTTATGAGTTGTACGTACCTAATGAGGAAGCTCCGCCAGGGGGGAttgagggagatggggataaGGTACAGGTGGACGAGGACGTGTATCAGGAGATGGAcgtggatgaaggatgatCTACCAATAAAGGACTGGGCCACGTGCTTCTCAAGTTTGTATTGATAGTTTGCTTATACGATGCTTTATCATGGGTTAATAGATTTTTATGTATGCAGCGATTACTGCTATTGCTAATAGGACACCACAGTACAAGTGCTATAAGAGTACATCGCAAACTACTGCTGTGAACAAA belongs to Cryptococcus neoformans var. grubii H99 chromosome 7, complete sequence and includes:
- a CDS encoding pyruvate dehydrogenase (acetyl-transferring) E1 component, alpha subunit, producing MSFALRARGLRAATRSLGVKPLRSTLPQVRYVQIDADKSSPMHDLPASGSEPFKVQLHADSFHSYRCDAPPPETTVTKDELINMYRTMVQMRRMEQAADALYKQKLIRGFCHLAIGQEAVSVGMETAITNQDRVITSYRCHTFAVLRGGTIKGVIAELMGRKDGMSFGKGGSMHIFTPSFFGGNGIVGAQVPVGAGVALAQKYNKEKAATFALYGDGAANQGQVFEAFNMAKLWNLPCVFVCENNKYGMGTSAERSSMNTQFFTRGDQIPGLQVNGMDILAVREATKWAKEWATSGKGPLLIEFVTYRYGGHSMSDPGTTYRTREEVQQMRSSQDAIAGLKKYILEWGATDEASLKAIDKAAKEEVDAAVEEAKQSPFPDQVEFWSDIYYKGSEPTHMRGREKEEVHYYNKSA